The Planctomycetota bacterium region AGGGCGGGTGGAGCGGGGCCGTGCTCCCGGGCGTCCGCTCCGGCCCGCCTCCGATCCCGCCCTTCAGGCGCTTCTGTCCCGCTACGAGATCGCGGAGAAGGACTTTCCGTGGGAGCTTAAGTTTCTCAAGGAGAGCGACCGGTTTACGCTTGGGTGGCTCACCTTCCCGTCGCCGGTGCGGGGGCCGGTCGAGGCCAACAACACCGTCTGGGCCAAGTACTGGCAACCCAAGGGGGGCGGGGGAAGGCGTCCGGCGGCGCTGGTGCTGCACTGGCTGGGAGGGAGCTTCGATCTTCTGGAAGTCGTCTGCGGGAAGCTCGCGGAGGAGGGGATCGCGGCGCTCATGATGTACATGCCGCATTACGGTCCTCGGCGGGCGCGGGAGGGCGAAGGGCGGCGGCGGCTGATGACGCTCGACATGGAGGAGACGCTGGCCAACGTCCGCCAGGCGGTGCTGGACGCGCGGCGGGCGGGGGACTGGCTGGCGTCCCGGCCGGACGTGGAGCCTTCGCGGGTGGGGATTGTGGGGATATCGCTGGGGGCGATTCTGGGGAGTCTGGCGGCGGGGGTGGATGATCGTTTCGGGCGCAGCGTGTTCATCATCGGGGGCGGGGATCTTCCGGCGATCGTGCTGAACGGCTCGCGGGAGACGGCCGAGCAGAAGCGGGCGCTGGAGGAGGCGGGCTACACGGCCGATCGGCTGCGGGCGCTCTGGCGGGAAATCGAGCCGTGCACGTTCGCGGGACGGATTCGGACGGAGGAGGTTCTCCTCATCAACGCCGAGTCGGACGAAGTGGTGCCGCGCGAGTGCGCGGTCCGGCTCTGGGAAGCGATGGGGCGGCCGAAGATCCGCTGGATCAAGGGGGGGCACTACGCGATTCTCTTTCAGCTCGGCGGGGTGGTGAAGGAGCTCGTCGCGCACCTGCGCGAGCGGACGGCCTACTGAGGGGGCAGGAGT contains the following coding sequences:
- a CDS encoding dienelactone hydrolase family protein, yielding MLRLAAAVLGALLLAQEGRVERGRAPGRPLRPASDPALQALLSRYEIAEKDFPWELKFLKESDRFTLGWLTFPSPVRGPVEANNTVWAKYWQPKGGGGRRPAALVLHWLGGSFDLLEVVCGKLAEEGIAALMMYMPHYGPRRAREGEGRRRLMTLDMEETLANVRQAVLDARRAGDWLASRPDVEPSRVGIVGISLGAILGSLAAGVDDRFGRSVFIIGGGDLPAIVLNGSRETAEQKRALEEAGYTADRLRALWREIEPCTFAGRIRTEEVLLINAESDEVVPRECAVRLWEAMGRPKIRWIKGGHYAILFQLGGVVKELVAHLRERTAY